A genomic segment from Frateuria edaphi encodes:
- a CDS encoding alpha/beta hydrolase family protein, with protein sequence MNRFTRAALCAALLGASAIVAAADLLPVEDFARHPSLSMPRLSPDGKYLAVRWDDGSSHALVVYHVDDMSRPASMLRMPKYELPAGITWVSPTRLVVEKGKEYGSIDKPSMTGEIIATDVDGKNQDYLYGYDVKYSSRAATRGTDRGWGTVDGMPEHANGHFYMGATPWDSSDHSYIYDVDASANTRRLIGDIGEGGMTFMVGADGQAHYAYGRNENFDYVVYHHQDGHWQSLSAQQIGGTFAPIDYTPDHQRIYAMYDAGGGPASLVEQDENGGNRKLLAAAGFGDMGGIEWTPLPHQPFATIPDTGLPQLSYIDPNLPAAKLHRALVMKFPGQYVHFVDYSEDGGQLLFSVASDRTPGSYFLIDTHTYKVRKLFDAAPWIDPTKMAERRPLRFKASDGTELEAILTLPPGRPETNLPMVLLPHGGPIGVRDDWFYDDDAQFLASRGYLVLQVNYRGSGGRGEDFQEAGYLKWGTRIQQDLTDGVKWAIAEHYADPARVCVYGGSFGGYSAMMTVIRAPGMFKCAVGYAGIYDLKMMYKKGDIQSSKSGLSYLTTVIGRNDAELDANSPDKLADKISVPVLLIHGEDDKRAPFAQAKAMRAALDAAHKPYEWMSKPGEGHGFYDEKNRVDFYNALQAFLEKHIGKGA encoded by the coding sequence ATGAACCGATTCACGCGGGCCGCGTTGTGCGCGGCCCTGTTAGGGGCGTCGGCGATCGTCGCCGCAGCCGATCTGCTGCCGGTGGAGGATTTCGCACGCCACCCGTCGCTGTCGATGCCGCGGCTGTCGCCGGACGGCAAGTACCTGGCCGTGCGCTGGGACGATGGCAGCTCTCACGCACTGGTCGTCTATCACGTCGACGACATGTCCCGGCCCGCCAGCATGTTGCGCATGCCCAAATACGAACTGCCGGCCGGCATCACCTGGGTCAGCCCCACGCGGCTGGTGGTCGAAAAAGGCAAGGAATACGGCTCGATCGACAAGCCGTCCATGACGGGCGAGATCATCGCCACCGACGTCGATGGCAAGAACCAGGACTACCTGTACGGCTACGATGTCAAGTACAGCTCGCGCGCCGCCACGCGGGGCACCGACCGCGGCTGGGGCACCGTCGACGGCATGCCCGAGCACGCCAACGGGCACTTCTACATGGGAGCCACGCCGTGGGACAGCTCCGACCACAGCTATATCTACGACGTCGACGCGAGCGCCAACACCCGCCGCCTGATCGGTGACATCGGCGAGGGCGGCATGACCTTCATGGTCGGCGCCGATGGCCAGGCGCACTACGCCTACGGCCGCAACGAGAACTTCGACTACGTGGTCTACCACCATCAGGACGGCCACTGGCAGTCGCTGAGCGCGCAGCAGATCGGCGGCACCTTCGCCCCGATCGACTACACGCCCGACCACCAGCGCATCTATGCCATGTACGACGCCGGCGGCGGCCCTGCCTCGCTGGTCGAGCAGGACGAGAACGGCGGCAACCGCAAGCTGCTTGCCGCCGCGGGCTTCGGTGACATGGGCGGCATCGAGTGGACGCCACTGCCGCATCAGCCGTTCGCCACCATCCCCGATACCGGCCTGCCGCAGCTGAGCTACATCGATCCCAACCTGCCGGCCGCCAAACTTCACCGCGCGCTGGTAATGAAGTTTCCGGGCCAGTACGTGCACTTCGTCGACTACAGCGAGGATGGCGGGCAACTGCTCTTCAGCGTGGCCAGCGACCGCACCCCGGGTTCGTATTTCCTGATCGATACGCATACCTACAAGGTGCGCAAGCTGTTCGACGCGGCGCCATGGATCGATCCGACCAAGATGGCTGAACGCCGTCCCCTGCGCTTCAAGGCCAGCGACGGCACGGAGCTGGAAGCGATCCTCACCCTGCCGCCGGGTCGCCCCGAAACCAACCTGCCGATGGTGCTGCTGCCGCACGGCGGCCCGATCGGCGTGCGCGACGACTGGTTCTACGACGACGACGCGCAGTTCCTGGCCAGCCGCGGATACCTGGTGTTGCAGGTCAACTACCGCGGCTCGGGCGGGCGCGGAGAAGACTTCCAGGAAGCTGGCTACCTCAAGTGGGGCACGCGCATCCAGCAGGACCTCACCGACGGCGTCAAATGGGCGATCGCAGAACACTATGCCGACCCGGCGCGCGTGTGCGTCTACGGCGGCAGCTTCGGTGGCTATTCGGCGATGATGACGGTGATCCGCGCGCCGGGCATGTTCAAGTGCGCTGTCGGCTACGCAGGCATCTACGACCTGAAGATGATGTACAAAAAGGGGGATATCCAGTCGAGCAAGAGCGGTCTCAGCTACCTCACCACCGTGATCGGCCGCAACGACGCCGAACTCGACGCCAACTCGCCGGACAAGCTTGCCGACAAGATTTCGGTCCCGGTGCTGCTCATCCACGGCGAGGACGACAAGCGCGCTCCATTCGCCCAGGCCAAGGCCATGCGCGCCGCGCTGGATGCTGCGCACAAGCCATACGAATGGATGAGCAAGCCGGGCGAAGGCCATGGCTTCTACGACGAGAAGAATCGCGTGGACTTCTACAACGCGCTGCAGGCGTTTCTGGAGAAGCACATCGGCAAAGGTGCCTGA
- a CDS encoding TPM domain-containing protein, with amino-acid sequence MTLMQRLFANLFGGWFQLRQRFPAMLLDELADAVTIGERGHLGEVRFAVESRLTVRAVLAGVDARSRARDVFAQLRVWDTEENCGVLVYLLLSEQRIEIVADRGIARRVPQVQWDGVCSLMRDHFSAARWREGSLAGLAAINALLSEHFPAGDRDNPDELPDRPVLL; translated from the coding sequence ATGACGCTCATGCAGCGATTGTTCGCCAACCTGTTCGGTGGTTGGTTCCAGTTGCGCCAGCGCTTTCCCGCGATGTTGCTGGACGAGCTGGCCGACGCGGTGACTATCGGCGAACGGGGGCACCTGGGCGAAGTGCGCTTCGCGGTCGAATCGCGCCTGACCGTGCGCGCCGTGTTGGCTGGCGTGGATGCACGTTCGCGCGCTCGGGACGTGTTCGCCCAGCTGCGCGTGTGGGACACCGAGGAGAACTGCGGCGTGCTCGTGTACCTGCTGCTGTCCGAGCAGCGGATCGAGATCGTTGCCGACCGCGGCATCGCGCGCCGCGTGCCGCAGGTGCAATGGGATGGCGTCTGCTCGCTCATGCGCGATCACTTCTCGGCTGCACGCTGGCGCGAGGGAAGCCTGGCGGGCCTGGCCGCCATCAACGCATTGCTGAGTGAGCATTTCCCGGCGGGCGATCGCGACAATCCCGACGAGTTGCCCGATCGGCCCGTGCTGCTGTGA
- a CDS encoding TPM domain-containing protein, with protein MAHRPPRLAWLLLGVLLLAAGWAAQAAEVPTLKRHVTDLTGTLSAQQVDELDGQLVALEKGKGAQLVVLMIGSTGEQDIESYSLAVAEQNKVGRKGTDDGVLLLVAKDDRRVRIEVGYGLEGAIPDAATARIIREYIAPKFREGDYYGGIHDAVGALTQLIDGEPLPPPVQGAPREHRGIGFQQALFIGIFIAFFLRNLFGRANLFVRTPLGAGITGGILWLVAASLGAAALGAIIGGVFMLLPGGGGRSIGRGGWGGWGGFGGGGFGGGGFGGGFGGGGGFSGGGGSFGGGGSSGSW; from the coding sequence ATGGCCCATCGCCCGCCACGGCTGGCGTGGTTGCTGCTCGGCGTGCTGCTCCTGGCGGCAGGCTGGGCGGCACAGGCCGCCGAGGTGCCCACGCTCAAGCGTCACGTCACCGACCTGACCGGCACGCTGAGCGCGCAGCAGGTCGATGAACTCGACGGCCAACTGGTGGCGCTGGAGAAGGGCAAGGGCGCGCAGCTGGTCGTGCTGATGATCGGCAGCACCGGCGAGCAGGACATCGAGAGCTATTCGCTCGCGGTGGCCGAGCAGAACAAGGTTGGCCGCAAGGGCACCGACGACGGCGTGCTGCTGCTGGTGGCCAAGGACGATCGCCGGGTGCGCATCGAGGTCGGCTACGGGCTGGAAGGTGCGATTCCCGACGCAGCTACCGCGCGCATCATCCGCGAGTACATCGCGCCGAAGTTCCGCGAGGGCGACTACTACGGTGGCATTCATGACGCCGTGGGGGCGCTCACCCAGCTGATCGACGGCGAGCCGTTGCCGCCGCCGGTGCAGGGCGCGCCGCGCGAGCACCGCGGCATCGGCTTCCAGCAGGCGCTGTTCATCGGCATCTTCATCGCCTTCTTCCTGCGCAATTTGTTCGGCCGCGCCAACCTGTTCGTGCGCACGCCGCTGGGTGCCGGCATTACCGGCGGCATCCTGTGGCTGGTCGCCGCCAGCCTGGGGGCGGCGGCGCTGGGCGCAATCATCGGTGGCGTGTTCATGCTGCTGCCCGGCGGCGGCGGACGCTCGATCGGGCGTGGCGGCTGGGGTGGTTGGGGCGGCTTCGGTGGCGGTGGTTTCGGCGGGGGCGGTTTTGGTGGCGGTTTCGGCGGAGGCGGCGGCTTCAGTGGTGGAGGCGGCAGCTTCGGTGGCGGCGGTTCGTCGGGGAGCTGGTAG
- a CDS encoding LemA family protein, with protein sequence MKTLRVIVLSLLAVLLSGCGYNAIQRQDEAVKAAWSEVLNQYQRRADLVPNLVNTVKGYAQHEERVLTEVTNARARVGSVQVTPDTINDAQKLKQFQQAQGELSSALSRLMVVSERYPDLKANGLFQNLQAQLEGTENRITVARNRYVQSVQQYNSMIRTFPNNLTAKMFGYQVKPNFTVENEKAISTAPTVDFGTQAPAPAGSAAH encoded by the coding sequence ATGAAGACCCTTCGCGTGATCGTGCTGTCGCTGCTGGCCGTGCTGCTGAGCGGCTGCGGCTACAACGCCATCCAGCGCCAGGACGAGGCGGTGAAGGCCGCCTGGTCGGAGGTGCTCAACCAGTACCAGCGCCGCGCCGACCTGGTGCCGAACCTGGTCAATACGGTCAAGGGCTATGCCCAGCACGAGGAGCGCGTGCTGACCGAGGTCACCAACGCCCGCGCCCGCGTGGGCAGCGTGCAGGTCACCCCGGACACCATCAACGATGCCCAGAAGCTCAAGCAGTTCCAGCAGGCCCAGGGCGAGCTTTCCAGTGCGCTGTCGAGGCTGATGGTGGTCAGCGAGCGCTATCCGGACCTGAAGGCCAATGGCCTGTTCCAGAACCTGCAGGCGCAACTGGAAGGCACCGAGAACCGCATCACCGTGGCGCGCAACCGCTACGTCCAGTCGGTGCAGCAGTACAACTCGATGATCCGCACCTTCCCGAACAACCTCACCGCGAAGATGTTCGGATACCAGGTCAAGCCGAACTTCACGGTGGAGAACGAAAAGGCGATCTCCACCGCGCCGACCGTCGACTTCGGCACGCAGGCGCCGGCTCCGGCCGGCTCGGCCGCGCACTGA
- a CDS encoding diacylglycerol kinase yields the protein MAAEGFRGPRQLWNAMRWSMKGLRAGWRHEASFRFEVCLAIVVIPLGLYLGQGALEKLALVLPMFLVLSAELLNSAIEAVVDKVSPEFHELAGRAKDMGSAAVFVLLVFMGLSWALIVGPRLPAILTM from the coding sequence ATGGCCGCCGAAGGCTTCCGCGGACCGCGGCAACTGTGGAACGCGATGCGCTGGTCGATGAAGGGCCTGCGCGCGGGCTGGCGCCACGAAGCGTCGTTCCGCTTCGAGGTATGTCTGGCCATCGTGGTGATTCCGCTGGGCCTTTATCTGGGCCAGGGCGCGCTGGAAAAACTGGCGCTGGTGCTGCCGATGTTCCTGGTGCTGTCGGCCGAGTTGCTCAATTCGGCGATCGAGGCGGTGGTCGACAAGGTCAGCCCCGAATTCCATGAACTGGCCGGGCGCGCCAAGGACATGGGTTCGGCTGCCGTGTTCGTGCTGCTCGTCTTCATGGGTTTGAGCTGGGCGCTCATCGTCGGCCCCCGGTTGCCCGCGATCCTGACCATGTAG
- a CDS encoding peptide MFS transporter, producing MAIQNPPVSKTRSFSTVFLIEMWERFGFYGMQVLMVTYMMKKLGFIDTHANLVWGAAAALIYATPAIGGWVGDKLIGTRRTMLTGAVVLGLGYAMLWIPTDNPYLLYVALGVIIVGNGFFKPNAGNLVRKIYEGDDTKIDSAFTIYYMAVNVGSMISMTLTPWVRDYVGERYGDAWGWHTAFGICAIGLLLGLVNYMLMSRTLRHIGSAPDQKPFNLARFGMVMLAAVGMVFVSAFILQSQTVARICVYAAGVVILGIFIHLIRSSERSERAGLVAALVLTVQTIFFFIFYQQMSTSLNLFAQKNVNLDFSVFGMHLFTWIPEQYQNLNAIWIVLLSPVLVFVYNSLGRVGKDPSVAAKFALGFAAVAAGFFVYGVGAHWAVAGQVSSWTMVWGYGLYSLGELLVSGLGLAMIARYVPARMGGFMMGAYYVASGISQYLGSVVANFAHIPEGLNDPLQSLDIYTSLFTKLGWVGLGCTAIAVAVLPLMKKLSNSHAEHAAAADPLPPVRSEEGWELPG from the coding sequence ATGGCAATCCAGAATCCGCCCGTATCGAAAACCCGTTCCTTCAGCACCGTCTTCCTGATCGAAATGTGGGAGCGCTTCGGCTTCTACGGCATGCAGGTGCTGATGGTCACCTACATGATGAAGAAGCTCGGCTTCATCGACACCCACGCCAACCTGGTGTGGGGCGCGGCCGCCGCGCTGATCTACGCCACGCCCGCCATCGGCGGCTGGGTCGGTGACAAGCTGATCGGCACCCGCCGCACGATGCTCACCGGCGCGGTGGTGCTGGGCCTGGGCTACGCGATGCTGTGGATTCCCACGGACAACCCCTACCTGCTGTATGTCGCGCTGGGCGTGATCATCGTCGGCAACGGCTTCTTCAAGCCCAATGCCGGCAACCTCGTGCGCAAGATCTACGAGGGCGACGACACCAAGATCGATAGCGCGTTCACCATCTACTACATGGCGGTGAACGTCGGCTCGATGATCTCCATGACGCTGACCCCGTGGGTGCGTGACTACGTGGGCGAGCGCTACGGCGACGCCTGGGGCTGGCACACCGCCTTCGGCATCTGCGCAATCGGCCTTCTGCTGGGGCTGGTCAACTACATGCTGATGAGCCGCACGCTGCGGCACATCGGCTCGGCGCCGGACCAGAAGCCGTTCAATCTCGCCCGCTTCGGCATGGTGATGCTCGCTGCGGTCGGCATGGTGTTCGTCTCGGCCTTCATTCTGCAGAGCCAGACGGTGGCGCGCATCTGCGTGTATGCCGCGGGCGTGGTGATCCTGGGCATCTTCATCCACCTGATCCGCTCCAGCGAGCGCAGCGAGCGGGCCGGCCTGGTCGCCGCGCTGGTGCTGACCGTCCAGACGATCTTCTTCTTCATCTTCTACCAGCAGATGTCCACCTCGCTGAACCTGTTCGCGCAGAAGAACGTGAACCTGGACTTCAGCGTGTTCGGCATGCACCTGTTCACCTGGATCCCGGAGCAGTACCAGAACCTCAACGCGATCTGGATCGTGCTGCTCAGCCCCGTGCTGGTGTTCGTCTACAACTCGCTGGGCCGCGTCGGCAAGGACCCGTCCGTCGCCGCCAAGTTCGCACTGGGCTTCGCCGCTGTGGCGGCGGGCTTCTTCGTGTACGGCGTCGGCGCACATTGGGCCGTTGCCGGCCAGGTGTCCTCCTGGACCATGGTCTGGGGCTATGGCCTCTACTCGCTGGGCGAACTGCTGGTGTCCGGCCTCGGCCTGGCGATGATCGCCCGCTATGTGCCGGCACGCATGGGCGGCTTCATGATGGGCGCCTATTACGTCGCTTCCGGCATCTCGCAATACCTCGGCAGCGTGGTGGCCAACTTCGCGCACATCCCGGAAGGTCTCAACGATCCGCTGCAGTCGCTGGACATCTACACCAGCCTGTTCACCAAGCTGGGCTGGGTCGGCCTGGGCTGCACGGCGATCGCCGTGGCGGTGCTGCCGCTGATGAAGAAGCTCTCCAACAGCCATGCCGAGCATGCTGCCGCGGCCGATCCGCTGCCGCCGGTGCGCAGCGAGGAAGGCTGGGAACTCCCGGGCTGA
- a CDS encoding ATP-binding protein — translation MPHRHANRRIGPFALTRMLAWLRLCAIAGQSVAVLVCALWMHLPIPVLPLLTGIGALAVFAVFAAWRLGQPWPVREWETILHVAIDTLVLGYLLYFTGGASNPFVTLLLVPIALTAAALSVPAVLAVATLAGVAYLLLLYRYEPLPLPMHGGGFPLHILGMGVNFVITALLLGFFINRLARALRMQQMEIQRVRERALRDEGILAIATQAAGAAHELNTPLATMRTLLPELRREHAQDALLEEDLALLQEQVDRCRTILREMVAFGQAQLSQEAERMPLQAFVHGCLERFQLLRPEAELALDLPDAIARLVLRVPAGLRHALINLLNNAADASESRGSDAVELQIRCEHGWLELTVRDHGPGFDTQAELGELGRSGKQGGLGLGLALAEATAERLDGELMASNTAQGAQVRLRLPLAAIGAG, via the coding sequence ATGCCACACCGGCACGCCAACCGCCGCATCGGACCCTTCGCGCTCACGCGCATGCTCGCGTGGTTGCGCCTGTGCGCGATCGCCGGCCAAAGCGTGGCGGTGCTGGTCTGCGCGCTGTGGATGCACCTGCCTATTCCAGTACTGCCGTTGCTGACCGGCATCGGCGCACTGGCGGTCTTCGCCGTGTTCGCCGCCTGGCGGCTCGGCCAGCCCTGGCCGGTGCGGGAGTGGGAAACCATCCTGCACGTCGCGATCGATACGCTGGTATTGGGCTACCTGCTCTACTTCACCGGTGGCGCCAGCAATCCGTTCGTGACCCTGCTGCTGGTGCCGATCGCGCTGACCGCTGCCGCGCTGTCGGTGCCCGCCGTGCTGGCGGTGGCGACCCTGGCCGGCGTGGCCTACCTGCTGCTGCTCTACCGCTACGAGCCGTTGCCGCTGCCGATGCACGGCGGCGGCTTCCCGCTGCACATCCTCGGCATGGGCGTGAACTTCGTGATCACCGCGCTGCTGCTGGGCTTCTTCATCAACCGCCTGGCGCGGGCGTTGCGCATGCAGCAGATGGAGATCCAGCGCGTGCGCGAGCGCGCGCTGCGCGACGAAGGCATTCTCGCCATCGCCACCCAGGCCGCCGGCGCCGCGCACGAGCTCAACACGCCGCTGGCGACCATGCGCACGCTGCTGCCTGAACTGCGTCGCGAACATGCACAGGACGCCCTGCTGGAAGAGGACCTCGCGCTGCTGCAGGAGCAGGTGGACCGATGCCGCACGATCCTGCGCGAGATGGTCGCCTTCGGCCAGGCGCAGCTGTCGCAGGAGGCCGAGCGGATGCCGCTGCAGGCATTCGTGCACGGTTGCCTTGAACGCTTCCAGTTGCTGCGCCCGGAGGCCGAGCTGGCGCTGGACCTTCCAGACGCCATCGCGCGACTGGTGCTTCGCGTGCCGGCGGGCCTGCGCCACGCGCTGATCAACCTGCTCAACAACGCCGCCGATGCCTCTGAATCGCGCGGATCGGATGCGGTCGAACTGCAGATCCGCTGTGAGCACGGCTGGCTGGAACTGACCGTGCGCGACCACGGCCCGGGCTTCGACACCCAGGCCGAACTGGGCGAACTTGGCCGCAGCGGCAAGCAGGGCGGCCTCGGGCTGGGACTGGCGCTGGCCGAAGCCACCGCCGAACGCCTCGATGGCGAACTGATGGCAAGCAATACCGCTCAGGGCGCCCAGGTGCGCCTGCGCCTGCCGCTGGCAGCGATCGGCGCGGGCTGA
- a CDS encoding response regulator transcription factor, whose amino-acid sequence MTDANAPRQLLIVDDDATFVRVLSRALGSRGFEAIGATRADEARQLARRHQPRYCVLDLKLGEENGLKLISELHALVPEMRILLLTGYASIATAVEAIKRGAHDYLAKPVDADAVVRALLEGEGPSAVDDEPPEAPEAPLALRRLEWEHIQRVLTECDGNISETARRLGMHRRTLQRKLSKHPVRERPDAGE is encoded by the coding sequence ATGACCGACGCCAACGCTCCCCGCCAGCTGCTGATCGTCGACGACGACGCCACCTTCGTTCGCGTGCTCTCCCGCGCGCTGGGTTCGCGCGGCTTCGAGGCGATCGGCGCCACTCGCGCCGACGAGGCGCGGCAACTGGCCCGGCGTCACCAGCCACGCTACTGCGTGCTGGACCTCAAGCTGGGCGAGGAGAACGGCCTGAAGCTGATCTCCGAACTGCACGCGCTGGTGCCGGAGATGCGCATCCTGCTGCTGACCGGCTACGCCTCGATTGCCACCGCCGTCGAAGCGATCAAGCGCGGCGCGCACGATTACCTGGCCAAGCCGGTCGACGCCGACGCAGTGGTGCGCGCGCTGCTCGAGGGCGAGGGCCCATCGGCGGTCGACGACGAGCCGCCGGAGGCACCCGAGGCGCCGCTGGCCTTGCGCCGGCTGGAATGGGAGCACATCCAGCGCGTGCTCACCGAATGCGACGGCAACATCTCCGAAACCGCGCGGCGCCTGGGCATGCATCGCCGCACGCTGCAGCGCAAACTGAGCAAGCATCCGGTACGCGAACGCCCCGACGCGGGCGAGTGA
- a CDS encoding TonB-dependent receptor: MLAILAFPGLLHAVDAPPQATTLAPVMVHASDTHVTETPAVSVRIDRAQLARQNVTTSADALRFAPNLQVRARYIGDPNAIISGRNAGTLQSARSLVYSNGLLLSNLMTNGWDGAPRWGMVTPEEIGAVDVLYGPYSALYPGNSIGTTVLIHTRLPERLTASASVQLMSQDFHDAYGADGHYNGRHAAASLGDRQGRWSWLLTLDRLDNHGQPMQYATARPGGDPSTAIAVDGAALDRNPNGSPRLVYGANSIEHTVQTQAKLKVGVDLTDRVAALFTLGWWHNHAEDRTRSFLHGADGRAVTAGTVSAYGGLWTLPPSGLAPAASEDTHLLYGAEFNGHWSNDWRWTAVASHYDFARALARSASLPPAGPLDGPGTVADNAGSGWDTFDLRSSGPLADTHMLYAGLHGDRYVLDSRARAASDWRGAPDGPLTAAFAGRTQTRAGYLQDVWSFADAWALTLGARWEQWRAYGGRRSDAANAVRYADRQRSDLSPKAALEWDFASDWQLRLAWGKAVRYPTVAELFQGALSDNAIVGNDPNLKPERDNSLDLTLKRQLANGHWRISLFQDRIADALYTQTDITVTPTVTNVQNIDLTRVRGIEGELALTDLWTSGLDLTASVALNDAKTLRDRRYPLAEGKWFPRIPRLRASLFADYRFADGWEASLGIRRSGRQYGTLDNSDFVDTYGAVSAFTVADAKLRWHFAPRWTASLGVDNLTNARYWVYHPYAGRTWVGGVRWDM, encoded by the coding sequence GTGCTCGCCATCCTGGCTTTCCCGGGCTTGCTGCACGCCGTCGACGCGCCACCGCAGGCGACCACGCTCGCCCCGGTGATGGTGCACGCCAGCGACACCCACGTGACCGAGACGCCGGCCGTCAGCGTGCGCATCGACCGCGCGCAGCTCGCGCGGCAGAACGTCACCACCAGTGCGGACGCGCTGCGCTTCGCTCCCAACCTGCAGGTGCGCGCGCGCTACATCGGCGACCCCAACGCCATCATCAGCGGCCGCAACGCGGGCACCCTGCAGAGCGCGCGCAGCCTGGTCTATTCCAACGGCCTGCTGCTCTCCAACCTGATGACCAACGGCTGGGACGGCGCGCCGCGCTGGGGCATGGTCACGCCCGAGGAGATCGGCGCGGTCGACGTGCTGTACGGGCCCTACTCCGCGCTCTATCCCGGCAACTCGATCGGCACCACGGTGCTGATCCACACGCGCCTGCCCGAACGGCTGACCGCCAGCGCGAGCGTGCAGTTGATGAGCCAGGATTTCCATGACGCTTATGGCGCCGACGGTCACTACAACGGCCGTCACGCTGCCGCCTCCCTCGGCGACAGGCAGGGCCGCTGGAGCTGGTTGCTCACTCTGGACCGCCTGGACAACCACGGCCAGCCGATGCAGTACGCCACGGCGCGGCCCGGCGGCGATCCCTCGACGGCGATCGCGGTGGACGGCGCCGCGCTCGACCGCAACCCCAACGGCAGCCCGCGCCTGGTGTACGGCGCCAACAGCATCGAACACACCGTGCAGACCCAGGCCAAGCTCAAGGTCGGCGTGGACCTCACCGATCGGGTGGCCGCGTTGTTCACGCTCGGCTGGTGGCACAACCACGCAGAGGACCGCACGCGCAGCTTCCTGCACGGCGCGGATGGCCGAGCGGTAACCGCCGGCACGGTCAGCGCCTACGGCGGCCTCTGGACATTGCCGCCCAGCGGCCTGGCACCGGCCGCCAGCGAAGATACGCACTTGCTCTACGGTGCCGAATTCAATGGCCATTGGTCCAACGACTGGCGCTGGACCGCCGTCGCCAGCCACTACGACTTCGCGCGCGCGCTGGCACGCAGCGCGTCGCTGCCGCCGGCCGGTCCGCTCGACGGCCCCGGTACCGTGGCAGACAACGCAGGCTCGGGCTGGGACACGTTCGACCTGCGCAGCTCCGGCCCGCTGGCCGACACGCACATGCTCTACGCCGGCCTGCACGGCGACCGCTACGTGCTCGACTCGCGCGCCCGTGCGGCCAGCGACTGGCGTGGCGCTCCCGACGGACCGCTGACCGCCGCTTTCGCCGGCCGTACGCAGACCCGCGCGGGCTACCTGCAGGACGTATGGAGCTTCGCCGACGCCTGGGCGCTGACGCTCGGCGCGCGCTGGGAGCAATGGCGCGCCTACGGCGGACGCCGTTCGGATGCCGCCAACGCCGTGCGTTACGCCGACCGCCAGCGCAGCGATCTCTCGCCCAAGGCCGCGCTCGAATGGGATTTTGCGTCCGACTGGCAGCTGCGCCTGGCCTGGGGCAAGGCGGTGCGTTATCCGACCGTGGCCGAACTGTTCCAGGGCGCGCTCTCCGACAACGCCATCGTCGGCAACGATCCCAACCTCAAGCCCGAGCGCGACAACTCGCTCGACCTCACGCTCAAGCGGCAACTCGCCAACGGCCATTGGCGCATCTCGCTGTTCCAGGACCGCATCGCCGATGCGCTCTACACGCAGACCGACATCACCGTCACGCCCACCGTCACCAACGTGCAGAACATCGACCTCACCCGCGTGCGGGGCATCGAGGGTGAGCTGGCGCTGACCGACCTGTGGACGAGCGGGCTGGATCTGACCGCGAGTGTGGCACTCAACGACGCCAAGACCCTGCGCGACCGTCGCTACCCGCTGGCCGAGGGCAAGTGGTTCCCGCGCATCCCGCGCCTGCGCGCGAGCCTCTTCGCCGATTACCGCTTCGCCGACGGCTGGGAGGCGTCGCTCGGCATCCGCCGTTCCGGGCGCCAGTACGGCACGCTGGACAACAGCGACTTCGTCGATACCTACGGCGCCGTCAGTGCCTTCACGGTCGCCGATGCGAAACTGCGCTGGCACTTCGCCCCGCGCTGGACCGCATCGCTGGGCGTGGACAACCTCACCAACGCGCGCTACTGGGTCTACCACCCGTATGCCGGTCGCACCTGGGTCGGTGGCGTGCGCTGGGATATGTAA